Proteins encoded in a region of the Bacillus sp. T3 genome:
- a CDS encoding heme lyase CcmF/NrfE family subunit: MIIHPVTLYLGYVGLAVPFAFAMAALILKNTDDFWIKMTRRWTIIAWLFLSLGNIFGGQWAYVELGWGGYWAWDPVENASFMPWLTATAFLHSVMIQERKNMLKVWNICLIVVSYALTLFGTFLVRSGVLTSVHAFADSNLGLYFLIFMGVAVILAMYVLMSRYNLIKRSAGQFTSYVSKESSFLINNLLLVGSAFAVFWGTIFPLVSEAVRGTKVTVGIPFFNTVQAPILLSMMFVMAVCPLLAWQRSTIKNLKKNFLIPAIVSIVGMTLMVVLGMQKAWAVIGYGVIVLLFVTHYFEFYRGVKARRKMTGENPAVALYRLMTKNRRRYGGYLVHFGIAFITMGIIGSQNYDLETMKTIAIGESIEIKDYKLVYDNLDQRSEGVNDIVYADLTVFKNGERIGSFEPEKVFYGNWEQPSTEPAISSTVMEDLYIVLSAWEDDGRATFIVKVNPMMNWLWAGSFLIVIGSLFAVWTGKHGNITPRYTGVMKEVS; encoded by the coding sequence ATGATTATTCACCCGGTAACGTTATATCTTGGATACGTTGGGTTAGCTGTACCATTTGCCTTCGCAATGGCAGCTCTAATCTTGAAAAACACAGATGATTTCTGGATTAAAATGACGAGACGCTGGACAATTATCGCTTGGTTATTCCTAAGTTTAGGGAATATATTCGGTGGTCAATGGGCGTACGTAGAGCTTGGTTGGGGCGGATACTGGGCATGGGATCCTGTTGAAAATGCATCATTCATGCCTTGGTTAACAGCGACGGCCTTCCTACATTCCGTGATGATTCAAGAGCGTAAAAACATGCTCAAAGTGTGGAATATTTGCTTAATTGTCGTGTCCTATGCATTGACACTTTTTGGTACATTCCTAGTAAGAAGTGGTGTGTTAACCTCTGTTCATGCTTTTGCAGATTCTAATTTAGGTCTGTACTTCTTAATCTTTATGGGAGTAGCCGTTATTTTAGCTATGTATGTGCTGATGAGCCGCTACAACTTAATTAAGCGGAGTGCAGGACAATTTACTTCCTATGTTTCAAAGGAAAGTAGCTTCTTAATCAACAACTTATTATTAGTTGGTTCGGCATTCGCGGTATTCTGGGGCACGATTTTTCCACTAGTGTCTGAAGCCGTTCGTGGAACAAAAGTAACAGTGGGGATTCCATTCTTTAACACTGTACAAGCACCAATTCTTTTATCCATGATGTTCGTAATGGCTGTATGTCCACTGCTTGCATGGCAAAGATCAACGATTAAGAATTTAAAGAAAAATTTCTTAATTCCAGCTATTGTCAGCATCGTTGGGATGACGCTAATGGTTGTACTAGGCATGCAAAAAGCCTGGGCAGTAATTGGCTACGGTGTAATTGTTCTCTTGTTTGTAACTCATTACTTTGAATTCTACCGTGGTGTGAAAGCACGAAGAAAAATGACTGGCGAAAATCCGGCAGTTGCCTTGTATCGCTTAATGACAAAAAATCGCCGTCGTTACGGTGGTTATCTAGTTCACTTCGGTATTGCCTTTATCACGATGGGAATTATCGGTTCACAAAACTATGATTTAGAGACAATGAAAACAATAGCAATTGGTGAGTCAATTGAAATAAAAGATTACAAGCTTGTATACGATAACCTAGATCAACGTAGTGAAGGTGTTAATGATATTGTCTATGCTGATTTAACTGTATTTAAAAATGGCGAAAGAATTGGTAGCTTTGAGCCTGAAAAGGTCTTCTACGGTAACTGGGAACAACCATCAACAGAACCGGCAATCAGCAGCACCGTCATGGAAGATTTATATATTGTCTTAAGTGCATGGGAAGACGATGGTCGTGCAACCTTTATTGTTAAGGTAAATCCAATGATGAATTGGCTATGGGCTGGTTCTTTCTTAATCGTAATTGGTTCATTGTTTGCAGTTTGGACAGGAAAGCACGGAAATATTACCCCAAGGTATACCGGTGTAATGAAAGAGGTGTCTTAA
- a CDS encoding cytochrome c-type biogenesis protein, translated as MNKKFSIGILIILFIFQGAFAVFGAENKSIDIKSKEFKAVASQFICTCGCGQDHYSCDMAGCKNTEAFKAELVDMMEKGMDKDEIREYYVKALGEEILTAPVKSGFSLTAWVLPFAAIGGAGTGIFFIIRKWVKKNGNSEEMVADDQEKDEIEEEILSSIIEEERKKYL; from the coding sequence GTGAACAAAAAGTTTTCTATAGGAATCCTCATCATTCTGTTTATTTTTCAAGGCGCATTTGCGGTTTTTGGGGCAGAAAATAAATCAATTGATATTAAATCAAAAGAATTTAAAGCAGTGGCTTCTCAATTTATCTGTACGTGTGGATGTGGCCAAGATCATTATTCATGTGATATGGCAGGCTGTAAGAACACGGAAGCGTTCAAAGCTGAGCTAGTTGACATGATGGAAAAAGGCATGGACAAGGATGAAATCCGTGAATACTATGTCAAGGCATTAGGCGAAGAAATACTAACTGCACCTGTGAAGAGTGGCTTTAGTCTAACTGCTTGGGTTCTTCCATTTGCAGCCATTGGTGGCGCTGGTACTGGCATCTTCTTCATTATTCGTAAATGGGTAAAGAAAAATGGTAATAGTGAAGAAATGGTAGCAGACGACCAAGAGAAGGATGAAATCGAAGAAGAGATTTTATCAAGCATAATTGAAGAAGAACGAAAAAAGTATTTGTAG
- a CDS encoding ABC transporter ATP-binding protein has protein sequence MIQIKKLIKQADTKLILRGINLSIEKGETVAILGPNGAGKSTLLKVIATLIKPSSGEVKINGLDLKKNGNDIKKLMGYLPHSSLLYEHYSPLDNLVFFGNLYGVKDVEEKAVKLIKDVGLSFFLKEPVKNFSRGMIQRTAIARAIIHEPELLLLDEPHTGLDQGAISILNDVIISMKQKGATTLMVTHDFKQAAEICDRIIIIKDGKVADDFKISENQIDFVTEKYLQHTEGV, from the coding sequence GTGATTCAAATAAAGAAACTAATAAAACAAGCAGATACGAAATTGATTTTAAGAGGCATTAATTTGTCTATTGAAAAAGGTGAAACAGTTGCCATATTAGGTCCTAATGGAGCTGGGAAAAGTACCTTGTTAAAGGTCATTGCAACCCTTATTAAACCTTCTAGCGGAGAAGTGAAAATTAACGGGCTTGACTTAAAGAAAAACGGAAATGATATAAAAAAGCTAATGGGGTATCTACCCCATTCTAGCCTATTATATGAACACTATTCTCCGCTTGATAATCTTGTTTTCTTTGGGAATCTATACGGGGTAAAAGATGTAGAGGAAAAAGCGGTAAAACTTATAAAAGATGTTGGTCTATCTTTCTTTTTAAAAGAGCCAGTAAAAAATTTCTCCCGTGGGATGATTCAGCGGACTGCCATTGCAAGAGCCATTATCCATGAACCAGAATTATTGCTGTTAGATGAACCGCATACAGGTTTAGATCAAGGTGCAATTAGCATTTTGAATGATGTAATTATTTCGATGAAACAAAAGGGCGCCACCACTTTAATGGTCACCCATGATTTTAAACAAGCAGCAGAAATTTGTGATCGGATTATCATAATTAAAGATGGAAAAGTAGCCGATGATTTTAAAATTAGCGAAAATCAAATTGATTTTGTCACAGAAAAATATTTACAACATACGGAGGGAGTATAA
- a CDS encoding heme exporter protein CcmB: protein MNFFKTALLIAQKDLYSELKTKQVLATMIIFAGLVILVFSFAFDPSNNMTKAVIPGVIWVIIVFSGILGLNRSFLSEQKNDTMQGLLIAPMEPASIYLGKLIANFTMMIIVELVAIPFLFLLFDFRLLGSLPYFILVLFIGSFGFVSIGTFLASLASNSKSSEMLLPLLLFPITAPILIGAVQATRNILTNLEKLQMRLLGCS, encoded by the coding sequence ATGAACTTCTTTAAAACTGCCCTCTTGATTGCTCAAAAAGATTTGTATTCAGAACTGAAGACAAAGCAAGTGTTAGCGACGATGATCATTTTTGCAGGGCTAGTCATTTTAGTTTTTAGTTTTGCGTTTGATCCATCCAATAACATGACGAAAGCGGTAATTCCAGGTGTGATTTGGGTTATCATCGTGTTCTCAGGAATACTAGGCTTAAACCGCTCATTTCTCTCAGAACAAAAAAATGATACAATGCAAGGTCTTCTCATCGCACCGATGGAACCGGCAAGTATTTATTTAGGAAAACTGATAGCTAATTTTACGATGATGATCATTGTGGAGTTAGTTGCAATCCCATTTTTGTTCTTACTATTTGATTTTAGACTACTCGGAAGTTTGCCATACTTTATTCTTGTTCTTTTTATTGGAAGTTTTGGCTTTGTCAGTATCGGAACCTTCTTGGCATCGCTTGCTTCAAACTCGAAGAGCAGTGAAATGCTGTTACCGTTACTATTATTTCCGATTACGGCTCCTATCTTAATCGGTGCTGTACAAGCTACAAGAAATATCCTTACTAATCTAGAGAAGCTCCAGATGCGATTGCTTGGATGCAGTTAA
- a CDS encoding cytochrome c biogenesis protein yields MSVSVKKERNASMPAPPTIEKASMLQKILGWASLILAIVGLSLVFFYAPIEKTMGVVYQIFYVHVPIAWIGFAAFFVTFVFSILFLVKRKRIYDTYAYVSAEIGVVFLTLTLITGSIWARSSWNTWWSWEPRLTTALILWFIYVAYLMVRQMDGVWEKKARLAAVFGIIGFVDVPIVFMAIRWWNTKFHPVVFGEGKNQSGGGIEPEMLTALLTMIAFTTVLYIFLLVRGVGFEKLKHKFEQYKEQVREAIK; encoded by the coding sequence ATGAGTGTAAGTGTAAAAAAGGAGCGAAACGCTTCAATGCCTGCTCCCCCAACCATTGAAAAAGCATCAATGCTTCAAAAAATACTAGGATGGGCATCACTGATTCTGGCTATTGTCGGTCTATCTTTAGTCTTTTTCTATGCACCAATTGAAAAGACAATGGGGGTTGTGTATCAGATATTCTACGTGCATGTTCCAATTGCGTGGATCGGTTTCGCAGCTTTCTTTGTTACTTTTGTCTTTAGTATTCTTTTTCTAGTAAAAAGAAAGCGGATTTATGATACGTATGCCTATGTTTCAGCAGAAATTGGAGTTGTATTTTTAACACTTACGTTAATTACTGGATCCATTTGGGCAAGATCATCTTGGAACACTTGGTGGTCATGGGAACCACGTTTAACTACGGCTCTTATACTTTGGTTTATCTATGTTGCATACTTAATGGTTCGTCAAATGGATGGAGTTTGGGAGAAGAAAGCCAGATTAGCAGCTGTTTTTGGAATTATTGGATTCGTCGATGTTCCGATCGTATTTATGGCTATTCGTTGGTGGAATACAAAATTCCATCCTGTTGTGTTTGGAGAAGGGAAGAACCAATCAGGCGGAGGAATTGAGCCTGAAATGCTGACAGCTTTACTTACGATGATTGCCTTTACAACAGTTTTATATATTTTCCTTCTTGTTCGAGGAGTAGGTTTTGAGAAATTGAAACATAAGTTTGAGCAATATAAAGAGCAAGTAAGAGAAGCGATTAAATAA
- a CDS encoding CcmD family protein: protein MNYVIAAYAISSVTIIAYVFLHGLRQAKLQKEIEFLKQLD, encoded by the coding sequence ATGAATTACGTGATAGCTGCCTACGCAATTTCGAGTGTAACGATTATAGCATATGTATTTCTTCATGGTTTACGTCAAGCAAAACTCCAGAAAGAAATCGAATTTCTAAAGCAATTAGATTAA
- a CDS encoding TlpA disulfide reductase family protein, translating to MKKPSIKILVLAGVIGLFVYFGISLATKGEHTDVGEAAYNFELEDINGKVTKLSDYKGQMVVVNYFATWCGPCVDEAPELQAFETEYGDKYKLLILDLGETQDRVKKFVKKHKTTSTYLFDFNRKVSKQYNVTGQPETFIIDKQGIIREHYIGPITKDELYDLTTKYE from the coding sequence ATGAAAAAACCTAGTATCAAAATCCTCGTTTTAGCTGGTGTAATTGGCCTGTTTGTTTATTTTGGGATCTCCCTTGCGACAAAAGGTGAACATACAGATGTTGGTGAGGCTGCATACAACTTTGAATTAGAGGACATTAACGGAAAAGTAACGAAGCTGTCTGATTACAAGGGGCAGATGGTCGTTGTTAACTATTTTGCCACCTGGTGCGGACCCTGTGTGGATGAGGCTCCAGAGCTTCAAGCGTTTGAAACGGAATACGGTGATAAGTATAAATTGCTTATTTTGGATCTTGGGGAAACACAAGACCGAGTGAAAAAATTTGTAAAAAAGCATAAAACGACTTCTACCTATTTATTTGACTTCAACAGAAAAGTTTCTAAGCAATACAATGTTACTGGTCAACCTGAAACCTTCATCATCGATAAGCAAGGGATTATCCGGGAACACTATATCGGACCCATTACAAAAGATGAACTATATGATTTAACGACAAAATATGAATAA
- the spoIIIAB gene encoding stage III sporulation protein SpoIIIAB: MMKLIGAVFIIVATTWTGFEASRHLSERPRQLRMLKSALQSLDAEIMYGHTPLHEAARRLTTQIAKPLSWFFESFAARLTSAETTVKIAWEESLNEIWKLTALKQGEYEIMKQFGETLGRHDRVSQQKQILLALAHLEREEHDAYERQAKYEKMVKSLGFLSGLLLIILLL, encoded by the coding sequence ATGATGAAACTAATTGGTGCGGTGTTCATCATAGTAGCAACGACTTGGACAGGTTTTGAGGCGTCGAGACATTTAAGTGAGAGGCCACGCCAGCTGCGAATGTTAAAATCAGCACTACAATCCTTGGATGCAGAAATTATGTATGGACATACACCGTTACATGAAGCTGCCAGAAGATTAACAACCCAAATAGCAAAACCGCTTTCATGGTTTTTTGAAAGCTTTGCAGCAAGATTAACTAGTGCTGAGACAACTGTTAAGATCGCCTGGGAGGAGAGTCTTAATGAAATCTGGAAGCTAACGGCATTAAAACAGGGAGAATATGAAATCATGAAGCAGTTTGGAGAAACGCTTGGACGGCATGATCGTGTTTCACAGCAGAAACAAATTTTACTGGCGTTGGCACATTTAGAAAGAGAAGAGCATGATGCCTATGAAAGGCAAGCAAAATACGAAAAAATGGTGAAGAGCTTGGGGTTCCTATCAGGGTTATTATTAATCATCCTTCTATTGTAG
- the spoIIIAC gene encoding stage III sporulation protein AC, whose amino-acid sequence MGLEVDVIFKIAGVGIVVAFLHTILDQVGKKEYAQWVTLFGFIYILFMVASIVDDLFQKIKSVFLFQG is encoded by the coding sequence ATGGGGTTAGAAGTGGATGTGATTTTTAAAATTGCTGGAGTCGGAATCGTTGTAGCCTTCTTGCATACGATACTGGATCAAGTAGGGAAGAAGGAATATGCACAATGGGTTACCCTATTTGGATTTATTTATATTCTGTTTATGGTTGCATCCATTGTTGATGATTTGTTTCAAAAAATCAAATCGGTGTTTCTATTTCAGGGATAG
- the spoIIIAD gene encoding stage III sporulation protein AD has product MEILQIVGIALVSTFLALILKEQKPNFAFLLIVFVGCAIFLFLVDQIYGIIQMIEKIAINANVNIIYVETILKIIGIAYIAEFAAQITKDAGQGAIASKIELAGKILILAMAIPILTVMIETIIKLIPN; this is encoded by the coding sequence ATTGAAATTCTACAAATTGTTGGAATTGCCTTAGTTTCTACCTTCCTTGCGTTGATTTTAAAAGAACAAAAACCAAACTTCGCGTTCCTGTTAATCGTTTTTGTTGGCTGCGCCATATTTTTATTTCTTGTTGATCAAATCTATGGAATCATCCAAATGATTGAAAAAATAGCGATTAATGCGAATGTAAACATCATCTATGTTGAGACCATTTTGAAAATAATTGGAATTGCGTATATTGCAGAATTTGCTGCACAGATCACAAAGGATGCAGGCCAGGGGGCGATTGCCTCGAAAATTGAGTTGGCAGGGAAAATCTTAATTTTAGCAATGGCGATCCCGATTTTAACGGTGATGATTGAAACCATTATTAAGCTGATTCCTAATTAA
- the spoIIIAE gene encoding stage III sporulation protein AE → MKQRLQKISISLLPMILVFCLFSLNVQAVEGNEPLAEETVTTEDIVDSQLKGLEMDELKHFWDDIVHQYGGFLPESQKGSLYDFIKGSKDFSLKEWSAGLFKFAFHELISNGKLLGSLIMLTVFSMFLQSLQNAFEKGTVSKVAYAIVFMVLMIIALNSFHIAMNYTNQAIGSMVDFILALIPLLLALIASSGGVISAAFFHPVILFLMNVSGVFIQNVILPMLFLATLLSIVSILTEHYKVTQLAALLRNWSIGLLGMFLTIFLGVISVQGASTAVTDGVALKTAKFITGNFIPVIGRMFSDATDTVISASVVLKNTVGIAGVGILLLIVAFPALKILIIAFIYKFAAAILQPLGGGPIISCLDIISKSVIYVFAALAIVSLMFFLSITVIIAAGNLTMMVR, encoded by the coding sequence ATGAAGCAACGGTTGCAGAAAATATCGATCTCGCTCCTGCCAATGATTTTAGTCTTTTGCCTTTTTTCGCTAAATGTACAAGCTGTTGAAGGCAATGAACCACTAGCAGAAGAAACCGTCACGACAGAAGATATAGTTGATTCGCAATTGAAGGGCTTAGAAATGGATGAGCTAAAACACTTTTGGGATGATATTGTTCATCAATATGGAGGATTTTTGCCAGAGAGCCAAAAGGGTAGCCTGTACGATTTTATCAAGGGAAGCAAGGATTTTTCGTTAAAGGAATGGTCAGCAGGACTATTTAAATTTGCGTTCCACGAATTAATTTCAAATGGAAAGCTGCTAGGGTCACTTATCATGTTAACTGTTTTTAGTATGTTTTTACAGTCGCTACAAAATGCTTTTGAAAAAGGAACAGTCAGCAAAGTCGCTTATGCCATCGTGTTTATGGTGTTGATGATCATCGCCTTAAACAGCTTCCATATAGCGATGAATTATACGAATCAAGCTATTGGTTCCATGGTTGATTTTATCTTAGCCTTAATCCCCTTACTACTTGCCTTAATCGCTTCCTCTGGAGGGGTCATTTCAGCAGCCTTCTTTCATCCAGTTATTCTGTTCTTAATGAATGTTAGCGGAGTATTCATCCAAAATGTTATCCTACCAATGCTGTTTTTAGCGACCTTATTAAGTATTGTCAGCATATTAACTGAGCATTATAAAGTAACTCAATTGGCTGCGTTATTACGAAATTGGAGCATTGGATTACTAGGGATGTTTTTAACCATTTTTCTTGGGGTTATATCAGTACAGGGAGCATCGACCGCTGTAACAGATGGTGTGGCGCTGAAAACAGCAAAATTTATTACGGGTAACTTTATACCTGTTATTGGAAGAATGTTTTCTGATGCTACAGATACGGTAATTAGCGCGTCAGTGGTGCTAAAGAATACGGTAGGGATTGCAGGGGTTGGAATCCTCCTTTTAATTGTCGCCTTTCCTGCACTCAAAATCTTAATTATTGCTTTTATATATAAGTTTGCTGCAGCGATTCTACAACCTTTAGGTGGGGGACCGATTATATCGTGTCTCGACATCATCTCAAAAAGTGTGATTTATGTGTTTGCTGCGTTAGCAATTGTATCATTGATGTTTTTTTTAAGCATAACAGTCATTATCGCAGCTGGAAATTTAACGATGATGGTTAGGTAG
- the spoIIIAG gene encoding stage III sporulation protein AG, whose product MDNDKGPISRLKKLLSNNHDPTGKKPGKYQYLVLVLIIGAAIMLISNLFMNNTASNELPVFNNEKDKQVSEDVPAFGQKSTKQNDIIKTYEDAYENQLKEALEGIQGVGDVTVVVNVDATEKQVLEKNSKTQTQTTDETDREGGKRNVEDSSKEDSLVIIREGENEVPIVVETKKPEIRGVLIVAKGADNIQVKKWIVEAVTRALDVPSHRVAVMPKKG is encoded by the coding sequence ATGGATAATGATAAAGGGCCGATATCAAGGTTAAAAAAGCTCCTTTCAAATAATCATGATCCCACTGGGAAAAAACCAGGGAAATATCAATATTTAGTCCTTGTATTAATCATTGGAGCTGCGATTATGTTGATAAGTAATCTATTTATGAATAATACAGCTAGTAATGAGTTACCCGTCTTCAACAATGAAAAAGATAAACAGGTCAGTGAAGATGTACCAGCATTTGGCCAAAAAAGCACGAAACAAAATGATATTATCAAGACTTATGAGGATGCTTACGAAAATCAACTAAAAGAAGCACTTGAAGGAATACAAGGAGTGGGGGATGTAACTGTTGTCGTTAATGTCGATGCAACAGAAAAACAGGTATTGGAGAAAAATTCCAAAACACAAACACAAACAACAGATGAAACAGATCGCGAGGGTGGGAAGAGAAATGTAGAAGATTCCTCAAAGGAAGATTCCCTCGTTATCATTCGTGAAGGTGAAAATGAAGTACCAATCGTTGTAGAAACGAAGAAACCGGAAATACGCGGTGTTCTCATTGTGGCAAAGGGTGCAGACAATATCCAGGTGAAAAAATGGATTGTAGAAGCCGTCACACGTGCTTTAGATGTACCAAGTCATCGGGTGGCAGTCATGCCTAAAAAAGGTTAA
- a CDS encoding SpoIIIAH-like family protein has protein sequence MLLKKQTVWLLTMLSLVVVLSVYYITSPEQKVTNMANVQEKTSEKKSASESTTKSEDGKTVISGVASDEVFEALRLEVEDQRNEVKEQLNEIIASTDLPAEKRSEAYDQMKQLDELATKENVLETLIKTMGYDDALVRADGEKVRITVKAKDHSPAAANDIIQLVRTEIGEMQNVVVDFQPTK, from the coding sequence ATGTTATTGAAAAAGCAAACTGTATGGCTATTAACAATGCTTAGCTTAGTGGTTGTATTATCTGTCTATTACATTACATCGCCTGAACAAAAAGTGACCAACATGGCTAATGTTCAAGAAAAAACTTCAGAAAAAAAATCAGCATCTGAATCTACCACAAAATCCGAGGATGGTAAAACAGTTATCTCTGGAGTGGCAAGTGATGAGGTGTTTGAGGCATTACGCCTAGAAGTAGAGGATCAACGAAATGAAGTCAAGGAACAATTAAATGAAATCATTGCGTCAACAGATCTTCCTGCAGAAAAACGAAGCGAAGCTTATGATCAAATGAAACAGCTTGATGAATTAGCAACAAAGGAAAATGTGTTGGAGACCTTAATCAAAACAATGGGATATGATGATGCACTCGTTCGTGCCGATGGGGAAAAGGTACGAATTACAGTGAAAGCAAAGGATCATTCTCCTGCAGCAGCAAATGACATAATTCAACTTGTTCGGACAGAAATCGGGGAAATGCAAAATGTTGTTGTTGATTTTCAACCAACTAAGTAA
- the accB gene encoding acetyl-CoA carboxylase biotin carboxyl carrier protein, whose translation MLKVQEIRELIKLVDQSSINEFVYEHDDYKIKMKKNAEKIVVAEAVPAPAPAPVVAAVAPAAQPVAPKVVETAAVSQPVVEAPKAAPADVENLHKITSPMVGTFYAAPSPDSDAYVKVGQKVSNDSIVCIVEAMKLFNEIEAEINGEIVEVLAKDGQLVEYGQPLFLVKPE comes from the coding sequence ATGTTGAAAGTACAAGAAATTCGCGAATTAATTAAGTTGGTGGACCAGTCTAGCATCAATGAGTTTGTTTATGAGCACGATGACTACAAAATCAAAATGAAAAAAAATGCTGAGAAGATTGTTGTAGCTGAAGCAGTACCAGCACCAGCACCAGCACCAGTTGTAGCTGCAGTAGCACCTGCTGCACAACCAGTTGCACCAAAAGTAGTTGAAACAGCTGCTGTTAGTCAGCCAGTAGTTGAAGCACCAAAAGCTGCACCTGCAGATGTAGAAAATCTACATAAGATTACTTCACCAATGGTTGGAACATTCTACGCAGCTCCATCACCAGACTCTGATGCATATGTAAAAGTAGGTCAAAAGGTTTCTAACGATTCAATCGTTTGTATCGTTGAGGCTATGAAACTATTCAATGAAATCGAAGCGGAAATTAACGGAGAGATCGTTGAAGTATTAGCTAAAGATGGACAACTTGTAGAATATGGCCAACCTTTATTCTTGGTTAAGCCTGAATAA
- the accC gene encoding acetyl-CoA carboxylase biotin carboxylase subunit, with protein MIKKLLVANRGEIAVRVIRACRELGIESVAVYSEADKDALHVQIADEAYCIGPTLSKDSYLNFTNIISVAKKAECDAIHPGYGFLAENADFAELCRDVNVIWVGPSPEAINQMGTKDVARRTMEAAGVPIVPGSKGIIKDAEEAIALANDMGYPVIIKATAGGGGKGIRVARDEEELVKGINMTQQEAAAAFGNPGVYIEKYIEDFRHVEIQVLGDSHGKVLHLGERDCTIQRRLQKLLEESPSPALDGELRKEMGEAAVKAAKAVDYTGAGTIEFIYDYRNRKFYFMEMNTRIQVEHPVTEMVTGIDLIKEQIKVANGEHLQYEQEDITFNGWAIECRINAENPAKNFMPSPGKINMYLAPGGYGVRMDSAAYPGYSIPPFYDSMIAKVITHGNTREEAIAKMKRALSEFVIEGVHTTIPFHLKLLNNETFVEGQFNTKFLELHDVMKED; from the coding sequence ATGATAAAAAAATTACTTGTTGCAAACCGAGGAGAAATTGCTGTCCGTGTCATTCGGGCATGTCGTGAGCTTGGAATCGAATCCGTCGCAGTTTATTCTGAAGCGGATAAAGATGCGCTTCATGTTCAAATTGCTGATGAAGCATATTGTATCGGACCTACACTTTCAAAAGATAGTTATTTAAATTTCACAAACATTATTAGCGTAGCGAAAAAAGCTGAGTGTGACGCGATTCACCCAGGTTATGGTTTCTTAGCTGAAAATGCTGACTTTGCTGAACTTTGCCGTGACGTGAACGTGATCTGGGTTGGTCCATCTCCAGAGGCCATTAACCAAATGGGAACAAAAGACGTTGCTCGTCGTACAATGGAAGCAGCTGGTGTACCAATCGTTCCTGGTTCAAAAGGAATCATTAAAGATGCAGAAGAAGCGATTGCTTTAGCAAATGATATGGGCTATCCAGTTATTATTAAAGCTACTGCCGGTGGTGGTGGTAAGGGAATCCGCGTGGCGCGTGACGAAGAGGAGCTTGTGAAGGGGATTAATATGACCCAACAAGAAGCTGCCGCTGCTTTCGGCAATCCAGGCGTATACATTGAAAAGTACATTGAAGATTTCCGTCATGTTGAAATCCAAGTGCTTGGGGATTCTCATGGTAAAGTACTTCACCTTGGAGAACGCGATTGCACGATCCAAAGACGCTTGCAAAAGCTTCTAGAAGAGTCTCCATCACCAGCTTTAGATGGCGAACTTCGCAAAGAAATGGGTGAAGCTGCAGTAAAAGCTGCAAAAGCAGTTGATTATACAGGTGCAGGCACGATAGAATTTATATATGATTATCGCAATCGTAAATTCTATTTCATGGAAATGAATACTCGTATTCAAGTTGAGCATCCTGTTACTGAAATGGTAACTGGAATCGACTTAATTAAAGAGCAAATTAAAGTTGCTAACGGGGAACATCTCCAATATGAACAAGAAGACATTACATTTAACGGTTGGGCTATTGAGTGCCGGATTAATGCTGAAAACCCTGCGAAGAACTTTATGCCTTCACCAGGGAAAATCAATATGTACCTAGCGCCAGGTGGTTATGGTGTACGTATGGATTCAGCTGCTTATCCAGGTTATTCAATTCCGCCATTTTATGATTCCATGATTGCGAAGGTCATAACACACGGTAATACTCGTGAAGAAGCCATTGCAAAAATGAAACGAGCGTTGAGTGAATTTGTAATTGAAGGTGTTCACACAACGATTCCATTCCATTTGAAGCTTCTTAACAACGAAACATTTGTGGAAGGGCAATTCAATACGAAATTTTTAGAATTGCATGATGTGATGAAGGAAGATTAA